The Pseudomonas eucalypticola genome has a window encoding:
- the ddlA gene encoding D-alanine--D-alanine ligase, producing the protein MAKLRVGVIFGGRSAEHEVSLQSARNIVDALDRERFEPVLIGIDKDGQWHLNDAGDYLLNQDDPALIALNRSNRELALVPGKAERQLVETGASPLAHIDVIFPVVHGTQGEDGCLQGLLRMADLPFVGSDVLASAVCMDKDVSKRLLRDAGLAITPFISLNRATARRRDFAQVQAELGLPLFVKPANLGSSVGVSKVEDEAAYWQALDLALAYDDKVLVEAAVHGREIECAVLGNDQPIASGCGEIVVKGGFYSYDSKYIDADAAQVLVPAAIAPAASDRVRALAIEAFQVLGCSGLARVDVFLKDSGEVIINELNTLPGFTHISMYPQLWLAAGLTYTELVSRLIDLALERHAQRSNLKATRS; encoded by the coding sequence ATGGCCAAGCTGCGCGTAGGGGTGATATTCGGAGGCCGCTCGGCCGAACATGAGGTGTCATTGCAGTCGGCGCGCAACATCGTCGATGCACTGGACCGCGAACGCTTCGAGCCGGTGCTGATCGGCATCGACAAGGACGGCCAATGGCACCTGAACGACGCTGGCGACTACCTGCTCAACCAGGATGACCCAGCATTGATCGCCCTCAACCGTTCCAACCGCGAGCTGGCGCTGGTGCCTGGCAAGGCCGAGCGTCAACTGGTGGAAACCGGCGCGTCGCCCTTGGCCCACATCGACGTGATCTTCCCGGTGGTGCACGGCACCCAGGGCGAGGATGGCTGCTTGCAAGGGCTGCTGCGCATGGCCGATCTGCCGTTCGTGGGCTCCGATGTGCTGGCCTCGGCGGTGTGCATGGACAAGGACGTCAGCAAGCGCTTGCTGCGCGACGCCGGGCTGGCCATTACCCCCTTCATCAGCCTCAACCGCGCCACTGCCCGGCGGCGTGACTTTGCCCAGGTGCAGGCCGAACTGGGCCTGCCGCTGTTCGTCAAGCCGGCCAACCTGGGCTCCTCGGTGGGGGTCAGCAAGGTCGAGGACGAGGCCGCCTATTGGCAAGCGCTGGACCTGGCCCTGGCCTATGACGACAAGGTGCTGGTCGAGGCCGCCGTGCACGGACGTGAAATCGAATGCGCCGTGCTGGGCAATGACCAGCCGATTGCCAGCGGCTGTGGCGAGATCGTGGTCAAGGGCGGCTTCTATTCCTATGACAGCAAATACATCGACGCCGACGCGGCGCAAGTGCTGGTACCGGCCGCTATCGCCCCGGCAGCCAGCGACCGCGTGCGCGCATTGGCCATCGAGGCCTTCCAGGTACTAGGCTGCAGCGGGCTGGCGCGGGTGGACGTGTTTCTCAAGGACAGCGGTGAAGTGATCATCAACGAGCTGAACACCCTGCCCGGCTTTACCCACATCAGCATGTATCCGCAGCTGTGGCTGGCGGCGGGGCTGACCTATACCGAACTGGTGAGCCGGCTGATCGACCTGGCGCTGGAGCGCCATGCTCAGCGCAGCAACCTGAAGGCTACCCGAAGCTAG
- a CDS encoding NAD(P)-dependent oxidoreductase, whose translation MTNHSLRIALIGFGEAGGILGHDLAAQGLEVRAYDRLGEQLRAKAAASGVELCATAAAAVAGTDLVISAVTAGSALGVAEEVATLMTPEQVFMDINSVAPNTKRAACRAVNAAGGRYLDAAVMAPVPPQRLQTPILLGGEPAQQVAAWLTPLGFNVRVVADDIGVASAIKMCRSVMIKGLEALTTECLATARQYGAEDAVLASLHKSFPSMGWDAELPHYLVSRVAEHGRRRAEEMEEVAKTAADVGVTPHMSQAIVATQRGLVERMAEQGLTYADTLPFDWTRLVDTLEATRRG comes from the coding sequence ATGACAAACCACAGCCTTCGCATCGCATTGATCGGTTTCGGCGAAGCCGGCGGTATCCTTGGCCACGACCTGGCTGCCCAGGGCCTGGAAGTCAGGGCCTATGACCGCCTGGGCGAGCAACTGCGCGCCAAAGCCGCCGCTTCGGGGGTCGAGCTGTGCGCCACCGCGGCCGCGGCGGTGGCCGGGACCGACCTGGTGATCAGCGCGGTCACCGCGGGTTCCGCCCTGGGCGTGGCCGAAGAGGTCGCCACCCTGATGACGCCTGAACAAGTGTTCATGGACATCAACTCGGTGGCGCCCAATACCAAGCGTGCGGCGTGCCGCGCGGTGAACGCTGCCGGTGGGCGATACCTGGACGCCGCTGTCATGGCCCCTGTGCCGCCACAGCGCTTGCAGACGCCGATACTGCTGGGCGGAGAGCCCGCCCAGCAGGTCGCGGCCTGGCTCACACCGCTGGGCTTCAATGTCCGCGTGGTGGCGGACGACATCGGTGTGGCCTCGGCCATCAAGATGTGTCGCAGCGTGATGATCAAGGGCCTGGAAGCGCTGACCACCGAATGCCTGGCCACTGCCCGCCAATACGGTGCCGAAGACGCCGTGCTGGCCTCGCTGCACAAGAGCTTCCCGAGCATGGGCTGGGACGCAGAGCTCCCGCATTACCTGGTCAGCCGCGTGGCTGAACATGGCCGCCGGCGTGCCGAGGAAATGGAAGAAGTGGCCAAGACCGCCGCCGACGTCGGGGTCACGCCGCACATGAGCCAGGCCATCGTCGCCACGCAGCGCGGACTGGTGGAGCGTATGGCGGAGCAGGGCTTGACCTATGCCGATACGCTGCCGTTCGACTGGACGCGGCTGGTGGACACCCTGGAGGCAACGCGGCGCGGGTGA
- a CDS encoding cation:dicarboxylate symporter family transporter — protein MKWLGKLYIQVLIAMALAIALGLLAPDVAVQMKPLGTAFIALLKMLLGPIIFFTVVHGIAHIGDFRRLGRIGIKTLLYFEVVSTLAMLTGFVVVSLIRPGDGLHLHMADTLTGEAAGQSAALAADSFSLSHFMLSIIPRTLGSAFVDGEILPVLFVSLLVGVALAQCAKPDWVGMRLLNEGQTVIFKLLGYIMRLSPLGAFGAMAAAVGSYGHSTLLYLLRYILTYYASVLIFIFLILGSVAALAGFSLLKILRVIKDEAIIAMGTASSEAAFPRLVDKLKRAGCDEAVVGFVLPAGYSFNIDGACLYMACGLGFLAQATDTSLSLGQQLSLLGVMLLTSKGGAGSAGGAVIKLAATLQTVRVLPMGAVGLLFGIDRVLAIATSTTNVIGNSVAVFVICRWEKLFDRQRFDAYLASPDRAPAAPLATLPESSK, from the coding sequence ATGAAATGGCTTGGCAAGTTGTATATCCAGGTGCTGATCGCCATGGCACTGGCCATCGCCCTGGGCCTGCTGGCGCCAGACGTCGCCGTGCAGATGAAACCCCTGGGCACCGCCTTCATCGCCTTGCTGAAGATGCTGCTGGGGCCGATCATTTTCTTTACCGTGGTCCACGGCATCGCCCACATCGGCGATTTCCGCCGCCTGGGCCGCATCGGCATCAAGACCCTGCTGTACTTCGAGGTGGTCAGTACCTTGGCCATGCTCACCGGGTTCGTGGTGGTGTCGCTGATACGCCCCGGTGATGGCCTGCACCTGCACATGGCCGATACCCTCACCGGCGAGGCGGCGGGGCAGAGCGCGGCATTGGCGGCCGACAGCTTCAGCCTGAGCCACTTCATGCTGTCGATCATTCCGCGCACCCTGGGCAGCGCGTTCGTCGACGGCGAGATTCTCCCGGTCCTGTTCGTCTCGCTGCTGGTGGGCGTGGCGCTGGCCCAGTGCGCCAAGCCCGATTGGGTGGGCATGCGCTTGCTCAACGAGGGCCAGACCGTCATTTTCAAATTGCTCGGCTACATCATGCGCCTCTCGCCCCTGGGCGCGTTCGGGGCCATGGCCGCCGCGGTGGGCAGTTACGGGCATTCGACCCTGCTGTACCTGCTGCGCTACATCCTCACCTATTACGCCAGTGTGCTGATCTTCATCTTCCTGATCCTGGGCAGCGTGGCAGCGCTGGCAGGGTTTTCGCTGCTCAAGATCCTGCGCGTGATCAAGGACGAGGCGATCATCGCCATGGGCACCGCGTCCAGCGAAGCAGCGTTTCCGCGCCTGGTGGACAAGCTCAAGCGCGCGGGTTGCGACGAGGCGGTGGTGGGTTTTGTGCTGCCCGCCGGCTACAGCTTCAATATCGACGGGGCCTGCCTGTACATGGCGTGCGGGTTGGGCTTCCTGGCCCAGGCCACGGACACCTCATTGTCCCTGGGCCAGCAGCTCAGCCTGTTGGGGGTGATGCTGCTCACGTCCAAGGGTGGGGCCGGGTCGGCGGGGGGCGCGGTGATCAAATTGGCGGCCACCCTGCAGACGGTACGCGTGCTGCCCATGGGCGCTGTGGGGCTGTTGTTCGGCATCGACCGAGTACTGGCCATCGCCACCTCCACGACCAACGTCATCGGTAACAGCGTGGCGGTATTCGTGATCTGCCGCTGGGAAAAACTCTTCGATCGTCAGCGTTTCGACGCCTACCTTGCTTCCCCTGACCGCGCCCCTGCGGCGCCGCTTGCCACCTTGCCAGAGAGCTCAAAATGA
- a CDS encoding HlyD family secretion protein: protein MTNLAVDTPVTPAPTHTRKRWLLALGALAALALLAWLGGHWWLTGRFVQSTDDAYIGADTTVVGPKVSGYIAQVAVTDNQRVKAGDLLVKIDDRDYRAALAKAQGAVAAQQALLANLDATERLQQAVIDQASAGITVAAAEQVRSRNDNLRYQTLSKTSAVSLQDAQQVDATFKTAQANSARAQAQLLAAQRQVQVIDTQKQQARAALQQADADLDMARLNLGYTELRAPVDGVVGNRRARVGAYAAAGTQLLAVVPANGLWVDANFKEDQLAAMQAGQRVEVRADILPGKVFHGHLDSLAPATGAQFSVLPPENATGNFTKIVQRVPVRIVLDPVDGQLGQLRPGLSVTAEVDTREAVDTQQAQASAP from the coding sequence ATGACCAACCTCGCCGTCGATACGCCCGTCACCCCTGCCCCCACCCACACCCGCAAGCGCTGGCTGTTGGCCTTGGGAGCACTCGCGGCGCTGGCACTGCTGGCCTGGTTGGGCGGGCACTGGTGGCTGACCGGGCGTTTCGTGCAAAGCACCGATGATGCGTACATCGGTGCCGACACCACGGTGGTCGGGCCCAAAGTCTCAGGCTATATCGCCCAGGTGGCCGTCACCGACAACCAGCGGGTCAAGGCCGGCGACCTGCTGGTGAAAATCGATGACCGGGACTACCGCGCTGCCTTGGCCAAGGCCCAGGGTGCGGTGGCCGCGCAGCAGGCGCTGCTGGCCAACCTGGACGCCACCGAGCGTTTGCAGCAAGCGGTGATCGACCAGGCCAGCGCCGGCATCACCGTGGCGGCGGCCGAACAGGTGCGCTCGCGCAACGACAACCTGCGCTACCAGACCCTGTCCAAAACCTCGGCCGTGTCCCTGCAGGACGCCCAGCAAGTGGACGCCACCTTCAAGACCGCCCAGGCCAACAGCGCCCGCGCCCAGGCCCAACTGCTGGCCGCGCAACGCCAGGTGCAAGTGATCGACACCCAGAAACAACAGGCCCGTGCCGCGCTGCAGCAGGCTGACGCCGACCTGGACATGGCCCGCCTGAACCTGGGCTACACGGAGCTGCGCGCACCGGTTGACGGCGTCGTGGGCAACCGCCGTGCGCGGGTTGGCGCCTATGCCGCGGCCGGCACCCAGCTGCTGGCGGTGGTACCGGCCAACGGCCTGTGGGTAGATGCCAACTTCAAGGAGGACCAGTTGGCCGCCATGCAGGCCGGCCAACGCGTGGAGGTGCGCGCCGACATACTGCCCGGCAAGGTCTTCCACGGCCACCTGGACAGCCTGGCGCCCGCCACCGGCGCGCAGTTCAGCGTGCTGCCACCGGAGAACGCCACCGGCAACTTCACCAAGATCGTCCAGCGCGTGCCGGTGCGTATTGTGCTGGACCCCGTGGACGGCCAACTGGGGCAATTGCGCCCCGGGTTATCGGTGACGGCTGAGGTCGACACCCGCGAGGCCGTGGACACGCAGCAGGCACAGGCCAGCGCCCCATGA